In a single window of the Ruminococcus albus 7 = DSM 20455 genome:
- a CDS encoding DUF370 domain-containing protein, translating into MQLINIGYGNMVSASRVIAIVDPDSAPIKRLIQESRDKGTLIDATYGRKTRAVVIMDSDHVVLSAVSPETVCGRAAEEEVEENG; encoded by the coding sequence ATGCAGCTTATAAATATAGGCTACGGCAATATGGTTTCAGCATCGAGAGTAATAGCTATCGTAGATCCTGATTCTGCACCGATAAAAAGGCTGATACAGGAATCACGCGATAAAGGCACGTTGATAGATGCGACGTATGGAAGAAAGACACGCGCTGTCGTTATCATGGACAGCGATCATGTTGTGCTTTCTGCTGTATCGCCTGAAACAGTATGCGGCAGAGCCGCCGAAGAGGAGGTTGAAGAAAATGGATAA